The Panicum hallii strain FIL2 chromosome 5, PHallii_v3.1, whole genome shotgun sequence genome contains the following window.
GAAGCAAAGCTAATAATAAATCCCCTCATAAAAGTATGTCAAGCCTATCAATGAAGCATAAGCCTATCCTTGCAATCACAGGGCAGAAGTGAAGACACTCACCATATCTCCAGACTTGGGAAGTGGGCCGTGCCATTTAGGAATTGTGTGTGCATGATCTATGTATGCCGCATTAGTACCAGTACCCAGTATTACTGCAGCAATAGCGTCATTATCCGCATATTTGGCAGCAGCCAGTGTCCCTACTGTATCATTGACCTGCCATGTAACATTTTATATATCAGTCTCTACAAGTAAAGGACAACTAAGGCATGAGTGATGCACAGTAAGTTTTAACATCTTGTTTGCAAAACGTATTAATCCAATAAAGGGTCTTATGGATCAAATGAATCTAACCAATGCTGTGACTTTCATATCAAGTCCTTGACGTTTGATAGCCTTGTTTAATTCTGCCACAACATCCATGCCAACCTGAGTTCAAGGCAACACGAGAGAAATAAATTGTTTATAGCTACTTAGAATATAACATAAAAAAACATGTAGCTCAAAATAGAAGATCTTAGATTTGCCCTATCAGAATAAGGATGATGCACAGCAGTTTCCCGTGCCAGAACAAAATCATATTCTTAAATTACAGTGTTTGGTTTGAATAGGCAAGGTAAAAGAACTGACCATTTCATCAATTGTAAAACCTTTTGTCCACTTGATGAGAGTGCCAGAGGCAATTGAAGTTTGCTTCACCGGAAAGGAGAATGTAAAGCCGAGCTGTCTCTGCACGCCCTCAGGAAGATGATAATCTTCACCTTCAGAGGCAACAAACTTTGCTAATGCAGCAGCGATGAAATCGAACAGTTCCTAAAAGCAAAACATGTCCAAAACTTAGTGCAGTATGGTAAATTGATTTAAAGAAATATATCATTTAAAATGGAAACAACTATTACATTTGCACCTCCGGACATCAAATGACGAGGAATGGACACCCCTTTAGATTCTTGCTTGATTATTCGCTGTTCCTTGCCCCCCAACTGAACTCGTAAAACACGAAAGTTTGTTCCTCCAAGATCAAGGGCATAAAACAGCCCTTTCTCATCCCTTGAAAATTTTCCTTACAGATGTCAGATATACTACTGTATATGCTAAAATGCCACCTCATGCAACAGTTGAAACATTTGAAAAGCACACCTGAACAAAGAAAATAATGGTTCAATCTGTACAGTTGAGACTAAAACGCAGACCTAAGCTCTACTGATACTATCAGATAGCTCTACTGGACAAACATCCTCAACAAAGCCTGCCAATCAAAAGAGAACAGAATAAAAAGGAAAGCTTTTGCGGTCAACGCCCACGCCGTCAGATGAAAGCACAGCACCCCACCACATTAGCAATTACTACCGTGCGTCCATGGCAGATTGACAGCAACCACACGACCCATCCAACAGAGACAAAAGTGTCCCTCGTTTGACCCAGGAACAGAGGCAACAGCACAAGTCCACGTCTCACTACATTGCCGACGGATCGGCTATTTAATCGAAGAGGTGGCGTAGATTACCCGGAGGGGAGGGAGTCAACGTAGGTGACGAGCATCTTGAGGACGACGCTCCCGTCCCCGCCCTCGGGGTCGTCGGAGGCGAGCCCCGCGCGCATCTCCGTGGCCATCGCGTCCGCCACCTGCCGCAGCCGCTCCTCCGGCGCCGCGCACCGCGCCTCCAGGTCCCGCAGCACGGCGCCCGCACGCGCCCACCGCTTCGCCTCACGCAGCCTCTGGCGCGCCAGCACGGcggctgcagctgcagctgcgAACACCGCCGTAGCCGCCGCAACCACCGCCGGCTTCCTCATCGCCGCCGTTGCGTTCGGCCCTTGGCGGCCTCGGCGGTCAACGGTGCCACGGGAGTTGGTGGCCGCAGCCCGCAGCACTGGTCGGTTAAAAGAGTCGGCTGTCAACCAGGACCCTGGCTCCGGGCTCGGCCCCGCACGTTCGCACGGAAGTACAAGTACGGTGACTGAAGAGATGATgagagcggcggtggcagcttGAATGATGGGTGTCGTGCGGTGTACTGCTCACTTGTTCATCATACAGGGTAGGAGCTACGGTACAATGGGACAATGTAGCAAGAACTACATAACCTGTAATTTAGAATGGATTAAGTAAAAGATAATAATCTAGAATaacatttcttttcctttttattttgaaTGGAGAGTATAACATTGCAACGAGTTGCtgatttattttttttacattttTGGCTCATACTGCGTGCGTGTCGGAGCCACACcatgacaaaaaaaaaacatgacAGCCAATCTTGTTTCAGATGCTTGGACTAAGCTTATTTATCATACGTTGCAAATGATTTTGCAAACAACCAAACCGTGgttgctctttttttttttgcaatagAACCAAGCATACGTGCTCAACACAATAGTTTATGGTGGAAAATTCAA
Protein-coding sequences here:
- the LOC112893294 gene encoding hexokinase-2-like yields the protein MRKPAVVAAATAVFAAAAAAAVLARQRLREAKRWARAGAVLRDLEARCAAPEERLRQVADAMATEMRAGLASDDPEGGDGSVVLKMLVTYVDSLPSGDEKGLFYALDLGGTNFRVLRVQLGGKEQRIIKQESKGVSIPRHLMSGGANELFDFIAAALAKFVASEGEDYHLPEGVQRQLGFTFSFPVKQTSIASGTLIKWTKGFTIDEMVGMDVVAELNKAIKRQGLDMKVTALVNDTVGTLAAAKYADNDAIAAVILGTGTNAAYIDHAHTIPKWHGPLPKSGDMVINMEWGNFRSSHLPLTEFDHALDAESLNPGEQIYEKLISGMYMGEIVRRFLLKMAQEASLFADGVPEKLEIPYILSTLHMLMMHQDTTPDLQTAGIKLKEVLGIQNTCYKTRKVVVDLCEVVARRGARLAAAGVYGILKKLGRDTVSPDEQRTVVAVDGGVYKYYTFFAQCMESTLRDLLGEEVASSVVIKQAEDGSGTGAALLAASYSQCLQDD